The Streptomyces sp. NBC_00670 genome window below encodes:
- a CDS encoding TetR/AcrR family transcriptional regulator — translation MGHREDLLEGAKRCLLEKGFARTTARDIVKESGTNLASIGYHYGSKDALLAQAYIALVGEVSDAFGGGERLLADTAPGSLERFEAVWSNIIGTMREPGSMWRLSIEIVAMGDRLPAVRDHLAGAQREAMRALVPLFMGGREEDVPEETVDSLGGFYYTVMMGLIAHYNFDVESAPDAKTLTEGLRRVLAGVTGTAGPGGPAGPRDAAGTGERGGAGEG, via the coding sequence ATGGGACACCGCGAGGATCTGCTCGAAGGCGCCAAGCGCTGCCTGCTGGAGAAGGGGTTCGCGCGCACGACGGCGCGGGACATCGTCAAGGAGTCGGGCACCAACCTGGCGTCCATCGGCTACCACTACGGCTCCAAGGACGCGCTGCTCGCGCAGGCGTACATCGCGCTGGTCGGCGAGGTCTCCGACGCCTTCGGCGGCGGCGAACGGCTGCTCGCGGACACCGCGCCCGGCTCCCTGGAGCGGTTCGAGGCGGTGTGGTCGAACATCATCGGGACCATGCGGGAGCCCGGTTCGATGTGGCGCCTGAGCATCGAGATCGTGGCCATGGGCGACCGGCTGCCCGCGGTCCGCGACCACCTGGCGGGGGCCCAGCGGGAGGCGATGCGCGCCCTCGTGCCGCTCTTCATGGGCGGCCGGGAGGAAGACGTCCCCGAGGAGACCGTCGACTCCCTCGGCGGCTTCTACTACACGGTGATGATGGGGCTGATCGCCCACTACAACTTCGACGTCGAGAGCGCCCCCGACGCGAAGACCCTGACCGAGGGCCTGCGTCGGGTGCTCGCCGGGGTGACGGGTACGGCGGGGCCGGGGGGCCCGGCGGGCCCGAGGGATGCGGCGGGGACGGGGGAGCGGGGCGGCGCGGGGGAGGGCTGA
- a CDS encoding proline dehydrogenase family protein, with the protein MLGPVILAASRSDRLRRLVSAAPVTRPVVDRFIPGETVDDIVPVIRDLTGKGLALTMDVVGEDITTPEQAAAARDAYLELIGRLEPLELGARAEMSVKLSMFGQSLPGGHELALANVRPVVEAAAAIGTTVTLDAEDHTTLDSMFTVHEELRRDFPQTGCVIQAYLFRTEADARRLAASGSRVRLVKGAYKEPASVAYQDRHETDKAYVRVLRTLMEGEGYPMVGSHDPRLISIAQELARRAGRKLDEYEFQMLYGIRGEEHLRLAAEGHRMRVYTAYGTDWYGYFMRRLAEKPANLRFFVRSMASRG; encoded by the coding sequence GTGCTGGGTCCCGTGATTCTCGCCGCGTCGCGCAGCGACCGACTGCGCCGGCTGGTCTCCGCCGCCCCGGTGACCCGGCCGGTCGTCGACCGGTTCATCCCCGGGGAGACCGTCGACGACATCGTGCCCGTCATCCGCGACCTCACCGGCAAGGGCCTCGCGCTCACCATGGACGTCGTCGGCGAGGACATCACGACCCCCGAGCAGGCCGCCGCCGCGCGCGACGCGTACCTGGAGCTGATCGGCCGGCTGGAGCCGCTGGAGCTCGGCGCGCGCGCCGAGATGTCCGTCAAGCTGTCGATGTTCGGCCAGTCCCTGCCCGGCGGGCACGAGCTGGCGCTCGCCAACGTCCGCCCGGTCGTCGAGGCCGCCGCCGCGATCGGCACCACCGTCACGCTGGACGCCGAGGACCACACCACCCTCGACTCGATGTTCACCGTCCACGAGGAACTGCGGCGGGACTTCCCGCAGACGGGCTGCGTCATCCAGGCGTACCTCTTCCGCACCGAGGCCGACGCCCGCCGGCTCGCCGCGAGCGGCAGCCGGGTGCGGCTGGTCAAGGGCGCGTACAAGGAGCCGGCCTCGGTCGCCTACCAGGACCGGCACGAGACCGACAAGGCGTACGTCCGCGTGCTGCGGACCCTGATGGAGGGCGAGGGGTACCCGATGGTCGGGTCGCACGACCCGCGCCTCATCTCCATCGCCCAGGAACTGGCCCGGCGCGCCGGACGCAAGCTCGACGAGTACGAGTTCCAGATGCTCTACGGCATCCGCGGCGAGGAACACCTGCGGCTGGCGGCGGAGGGCCACCGCATGCGGGTGTACACGGCGTACGGGACGGACTGGTACGGGTACTTCATGAGGCGTCTCGCCGAGAAGCCGGCCAACCTGCGGTTCTTCGTGCGGTCGATGGCCAGTAGGGGCTGA
- a CDS encoding MFS transporter, with protein MTPTTTPTDPTRDSSPPAGALAGRREWAALGVLMLPLLLVSMDVSVLYFAIPAITADLEPSGTQQLWIFDIYAFVLAGLLMTMGALGDRFGRRRLLLAGAAAFGAASLVAAYANSAETLIAARAVLGLGGATLMPSTMALLRTMFTDPGQRAKAIGLWSGVMTGGIALGSVLSGVLVQYFWWGSVFLVNLPAMAMLLLLGPLLLPESRSPEPGRFDLVSVPLSLAAVLPVVYGLKEIPTEGWNVRYVVSVTVGLLFAALFVHRQRTAAAPMIPPALLRVRGFSPALALNLLSSFAMLGSAFFTTQYLQSVLGMSALEAALWALLPSVLIGVAAPVAAGLVRRGVDRAYVVAGGFVVAAGGYGLLALAGADSLWVVLAGAGVLASGIVTVMSQVTDLALGAAPVERAGTASSLMETASEFGGALGMAVLGAIGTAVYRHGVGSEAPEAARQTLGGALAVAEGMPGDAGAGLVAVARGAFVDGMRGAAVTGAVLLLAAACLALRTLRATRPHPAAAPPHEHAQPDLARGAGNCAPSHARSAADEPA; from the coding sequence ATGACACCGACAACGACACCAACGGACCCGACCCGCGACTCCTCGCCTCCCGCCGGCGCCCTGGCCGGGCGGCGCGAATGGGCCGCCCTGGGCGTGCTGATGCTTCCGCTGCTGCTGGTCTCCATGGACGTCTCCGTCCTGTACTTCGCGATCCCCGCGATCACCGCGGACCTGGAGCCGAGCGGCACCCAGCAGCTGTGGATCTTCGACATCTACGCCTTCGTCCTGGCCGGACTGCTGATGACGATGGGCGCCCTCGGCGACCGCTTCGGCCGCCGCCGGCTGCTGCTGGCCGGCGCGGCGGCCTTCGGGGCGGCCTCGCTGGTGGCCGCGTACGCGAACAGCGCCGAGACGCTGATCGCGGCGCGCGCGGTGCTCGGGCTCGGCGGGGCGACGCTGATGCCGTCCACGATGGCGCTGTTGCGCACGATGTTCACCGACCCCGGGCAGCGGGCCAAGGCCATCGGACTGTGGTCCGGGGTCATGACCGGCGGGATCGCGCTCGGCTCGGTGCTGAGCGGGGTGCTGGTGCAGTACTTCTGGTGGGGCTCGGTGTTCCTGGTCAACCTGCCGGCGATGGCGATGCTGCTGCTGCTCGGCCCGCTGCTGCTGCCGGAGTCGCGCAGTCCTGAGCCCGGCCGGTTCGACCTGGTGAGCGTGCCGCTGTCGCTGGCGGCGGTGCTGCCGGTGGTCTACGGACTGAAGGAGATTCCCACCGAGGGATGGAACGTGCGGTACGTGGTGTCGGTGACCGTGGGGCTGCTGTTCGCGGCGCTGTTCGTGCACCGGCAGCGTACGGCCGCCGCGCCGATGATCCCGCCGGCGCTGCTGCGGGTCCGCGGCTTCTCGCCCGCGCTGGCGCTGAACCTGCTGTCCTCGTTCGCGATGCTGGGCTCGGCGTTCTTCACGACGCAGTATCTGCAGTCCGTGCTGGGCATGAGCGCGCTGGAGGCGGCGTTGTGGGCGCTGCTGCCGTCGGTGCTGATCGGGGTGGCCGCGCCGGTGGCGGCGGGGCTTGTGCGACGCGGGGTGGACAGGGCGTACGTCGTGGCCGGCGGGTTCGTGGTGGCGGCGGGCGGTTACGGGCTGCTGGCGCTCGCCGGGGCGGACTCGCTGTGGGTGGTGCTGGCCGGGGCGGGGGTGCTGGCCTCGGGGATCGTCACGGTGATGTCGCAGGTGACCGATCTGGCGCTGGGGGCGGCGCCGGTGGAGCGGGCCGGAACGGCGTCCTCGCTGATGGAGACGGCGTCGGAGTTCGGGGGTGCGCTGGGGATGGCGGTGCTCGGGGCGATCGGGACGGCGGTGTACCGGCACGGGGTGGGGTCGGAGGCGCCGGAGGCGGCGCGGCAGACGTTGGGTGGGGCGTTGGCGGTGGCGGAGGGGATGCCGGGGGATGCGGGGGCCGGGCTGGTGGCCGTGGCGCGGGGGGCGTTCGTGGACGGGATGCGGGGGGCGGCGGTGACGGGAGCGGTCCTCCTGCTGGCCGCGGCCTGCCTGGCCCTCCGCACCCTGAGGGCCACACGCCCACACCCCGCTGCGGCTCCGCCGCACGAGCACGCCCAGCCGGACCTCGCCAGGGGCGCGGGGAACTGCGCGCCCAGCCACGCACGCTCCGCAGCCGACGAACCCGCCTAG
- the pruA gene encoding L-glutamate gamma-semialdehyde dehydrogenase, producing MDAVTRVPAPVNEPVHGYAPGSAERARLEARLKELAENPAELPCTIGGEKRMGGGEPFDVVQPHRHKAVLGTFRHATRQDAQDAVDAALAAAPGWRALSFDDRAAIFLRAAELLAGPWREKLAAATMLGQSKTAQQAEIDSPCELVDFWRFNVHYARGILAEQPPANSPGVWNRMDHRPLEGFVYAITPFNFTAIAGNLPTAPALMGNVVVWKPSPTQTLAAVLLMELLEEAGLPAGVINLLTGDGVEVSEVALNHRDLAGIHFTGSTPTFQYLWKTVGNNIDTYRTYPRLVGETGGKDFVVAHPSADRAVLKTALTRGAFEYQGQKCSATSRAYIPASIWNGGFKEEFAAEVDHLTMGDVTDFANFVGAVIDERSFAKNKAAIDRAKEDPTCTIVAGGTYDDSVGYFVRPTVIECTDPENEVFRTEYFGPVLAVHVYEDEAYDEMLTQMESVSDYALTGSVIAGDRAAAAYTMEKLRYAAGNFYINDKSTGAVVGQQPFGGGRASGTNDKAGAPQNLMRWTSTRAIKETLVPPTDYAYPHMG from the coding sequence ATGGACGCTGTGACCCGGGTCCCCGCCCCCGTCAACGAGCCGGTGCACGGCTACGCCCCCGGTTCGGCCGAGCGGGCGCGGCTCGAGGCCAGGCTGAAGGAGCTCGCCGAGAACCCGGCGGAGCTGCCCTGCACCATCGGCGGGGAGAAGCGGATGGGCGGCGGCGAGCCCTTCGACGTCGTCCAGCCGCACCGCCACAAGGCCGTGCTCGGCACGTTCCGGCACGCCACGCGGCAGGACGCGCAGGACGCCGTCGACGCGGCGCTCGCCGCCGCGCCCGGCTGGCGCGCGCTGTCCTTCGACGACCGCGCCGCCATCTTCCTGCGCGCGGCCGAGCTGCTGGCCGGCCCCTGGCGCGAGAAGCTCGCCGCCGCGACGATGCTCGGGCAGTCCAAGACCGCCCAGCAGGCCGAGATCGACAGCCCCTGCGAGCTCGTCGACTTCTGGCGCTTCAACGTGCACTACGCGCGCGGCATCCTGGCCGAGCAGCCGCCGGCCAACTCCCCGGGCGTGTGGAACCGCATGGACCACCGTCCGCTGGAGGGCTTCGTCTACGCGATCACCCCGTTCAACTTCACCGCGATCGCCGGCAACCTGCCGACCGCGCCCGCGCTGATGGGGAACGTGGTGGTGTGGAAGCCGTCGCCGACGCAGACCCTGGCCGCCGTGCTGCTCATGGAGCTGCTGGAGGAGGCGGGGCTGCCGGCGGGCGTCATCAACCTCCTCACCGGTGACGGCGTCGAGGTCTCCGAGGTCGCCCTGAACCACCGTGACCTGGCCGGGATCCACTTCACCGGGTCGACGCCGACGTTCCAGTACCTGTGGAAGACGGTCGGCAACAACATCGACACGTACCGGACGTATCCGCGGCTCGTGGGCGAGACCGGCGGCAAGGACTTCGTGGTCGCGCACCCGTCGGCGGACCGGGCGGTGCTCAAGACCGCGCTGACGCGCGGGGCCTTCGAGTACCAGGGCCAGAAGTGCAGCGCGACCTCGCGCGCGTACATCCCGGCGTCGATCTGGAACGGCGGCTTCAAGGAGGAGTTCGCGGCCGAGGTCGACCACCTGACCATGGGTGACGTGACGGATTTCGCCAACTTCGTCGGCGCGGTCATCGACGAGCGGTCGTTCGCGAAGAACAAGGCGGCGATCGACCGGGCGAAGGAGGACCCGACCTGCACGATCGTGGCGGGAGGGACGTACGACGACTCGGTGGGGTACTTCGTGCGGCCGACGGTCATCGAGTGCACGGATCCGGAGAACGAGGTGTTCCGGACGGAGTACTTCGGGCCCGTGCTCGCGGTGCACGTGTACGAGGACGAGGCGTACGACGAGATGCTGACGCAGATGGAGTCCGTGTCGGACTACGCGCTGACCGGGTCGGTCATCGCGGGCGACCGGGCGGCGGCGGCGTACACGATGGAGAAGCTGCGGTACGCGGCCGGGAACTTCTACATCAACGACAAGTCGACGGGTGCGGTCGTGGGGCAGCAGCCGTTCGGGGGTGGGCGCGCGTCGGGGACGAACGACAAGGCGGGCGCGCCGCAGAACCTGATGCGGTGGACGTCGACGCGGGCCATCAAGGAAACGCTGGTTCCGCCGACGGACTACGCGTACCCGCACATGGGCTGA
- the ilvC gene encoding ketol-acid reductoisomerase, which produces MAELFYDADADLSIIQGRKVAVIGYGSQGHAHALSLRDSGVDVRVGLHEGSKSKAKAEEQGLRVVSPAEAAAEADVIMILVPDPIQAQVYEEHIAPNLNDGDALFFGHGLNIRYGFIKPPAGVDVCMVAPKGPGHLVRRQYEEGRGVPCIVAVEQDASGNGFALALSYAKGIGGTRAGVIKTTFTEETETDLFGEQAVLCGGTAALVKAGFETLTEAGYQPEIAYFECMHELKLIVDLMYEGGLEKMRWSISETAEWGDYVTGPRIITDATKAEMKKVLAEIQDGSFAKNWMDEYHGGLKKYNEYKQQDSEHLLETTGKELRKLMSWVNEDA; this is translated from the coding sequence GTGGCCGAGCTGTTCTACGACGCTGACGCCGACCTGTCCATCATCCAGGGCCGCAAGGTCGCGGTCATCGGTTACGGCAGCCAGGGCCACGCCCACGCGCTGTCGCTGCGTGACTCGGGTGTCGACGTCCGTGTCGGTCTGCACGAGGGTTCGAAGTCCAAGGCCAAGGCCGAGGAGCAGGGCCTGCGCGTGGTCAGCCCCGCCGAGGCGGCCGCCGAGGCCGACGTCATCATGATCCTCGTGCCGGACCCGATCCAGGCCCAGGTCTACGAGGAGCACATCGCCCCGAACCTGAACGACGGCGACGCGCTGTTCTTCGGCCACGGCCTGAACATCCGCTACGGCTTCATCAAGCCCCCGGCCGGCGTCGACGTGTGCATGGTCGCCCCCAAGGGCCCGGGCCACCTGGTGCGCCGTCAGTACGAGGAGGGCCGCGGCGTTCCCTGTATCGTCGCCGTCGAGCAGGACGCCTCCGGCAACGGCTTCGCGCTGGCCCTGTCGTACGCCAAGGGCATCGGCGGCACCCGCGCCGGCGTCATCAAGACGACCTTCACCGAGGAGACCGAGACCGACCTGTTCGGCGAGCAGGCCGTGCTCTGCGGCGGCACCGCGGCCCTGGTCAAGGCGGGCTTCGAGACGTTGACCGAGGCGGGCTACCAGCCGGAGATCGCCTACTTCGAGTGCATGCACGAGCTGAAGCTCATCGTCGACCTCATGTACGAGGGCGGCCTGGAGAAGATGCGCTGGTCCATCTCGGAGACCGCCGAGTGGGGCGACTACGTCACCGGCCCGCGGATCATCACCGACGCCACCAAGGCCGAGATGAAGAAGGTCCTCGCCGAGATCCAGGACGGCTCGTTCGCCAAGAACTGGATGGACGAGTACCACGGCGGTCTGAAGAAGTACAACGAGTACAAGCAGCAGGACTCCGAGCACCTGCTCGAGACCACCGGCAAGGAGCTGCGCAAGCTCATGAGCTGGGTCAACGAGGACGCGTAA
- the serA gene encoding phosphoglycerate dehydrogenase yields MSSKPVVLIAEELSPATVDALGPDFEIRHCNGADRAELLPALADVDAILIRSATKVDAEAVAAAHKLKVVARAGVGLDNVDVSAATKAGVMVVNAPTSNIVTAAELACGLIVSTARNIPQANAALKNGEWKRSKYTGVELAEKTLGVVGLGRIGALVAQRMSAFGMKVVAYDPYVQPARAAQMGVKVVTLDELLEVSDFITVHLPKTPETLGLIGDEALRKVKPSVRIVNAARGGIVDEEALYAALKEGRVAGAGLDVYAKEPCTDSPLFELDQVVCTPHLGASTDEAQEKAGIAVAKSVRLALAGELVPDAVNVQGGVIAQDVKPGLPLAEKLGRIFTALAGEVAVRLDVEVYGEITQHDVKVLELSALKGVFEDVVDETVSYVNAPLFAQERGVEVRLTTSSEATDHRNVVVVRGTLADGEEVSVSGTLAGPKHHQKIVAVGEYDVDLALADHMVVLRYADRPGVVGTLGRVLGEAGINIAGMQVSRAVAGGEALAVLTVDDTVPPNVVTELAAEIGATSARSINLA; encoded by the coding sequence GTGAGCTCGAAACCTGTCGTACTCATCGCCGAAGAGCTGTCGCCCGCCACCGTGGACGCGCTGGGCCCGGACTTCGAGATCCGGCACTGCAACGGGGCGGACCGGGCCGAACTGCTCCCGGCCCTCGCCGACGTCGACGCCATCCTGATCCGCTCCGCGACGAAGGTCGACGCCGAGGCCGTCGCCGCCGCCCACAAGCTCAAGGTCGTCGCCCGTGCCGGCGTGGGCCTGGACAACGTGGACGTCTCCGCCGCCACCAAGGCCGGCGTGATGGTCGTCAACGCGCCGACCTCCAACATCGTCACCGCCGCCGAGCTCGCCTGCGGTCTGATCGTCTCCACCGCGCGCAACATCCCGCAGGCCAACGCCGCGCTCAAGAACGGCGAGTGGAAGCGCAGCAAGTACACCGGTGTCGAGCTCGCCGAGAAGACGCTCGGCGTCGTCGGCCTCGGCCGCATCGGGGCGCTCGTCGCGCAGCGCATGTCCGCGTTCGGCATGAAGGTCGTCGCCTACGACCCCTACGTGCAGCCCGCCCGCGCCGCCCAGATGGGCGTCAAGGTCGTGACCCTCGACGAGCTGCTCGAGGTCTCCGACTTCATCACCGTCCACCTGCCCAAGACCCCCGAGACGCTCGGCCTCATCGGCGACGAGGCGCTGCGCAAGGTCAAGCCCAGCGTGCGCATCGTCAACGCCGCGCGCGGCGGCATCGTCGACGAGGAGGCGCTGTACGCGGCGCTGAAGGAGGGCCGGGTCGCCGGCGCCGGTCTCGACGTGTACGCCAAGGAGCCGTGCACGGACTCCCCGCTGTTCGAGCTCGACCAGGTCGTCTGCACCCCGCACCTGGGCGCCTCCACGGACGAGGCGCAGGAGAAGGCGGGCATCGCGGTCGCCAAGTCGGTGCGGCTCGCCCTCGCCGGTGAGCTCGTGCCCGACGCGGTCAACGTCCAGGGCGGCGTCATCGCCCAGGACGTCAAGCCGGGGCTGCCGCTCGCCGAGAAGCTCGGCCGCATCTTCACCGCCCTCGCGGGCGAGGTCGCGGTGCGGCTCGACGTCGAGGTGTACGGCGAGATCACCCAGCACGACGTGAAGGTGCTCGAACTGTCCGCGCTCAAGGGCGTGTTCGAGGACGTCGTCGACGAGACGGTGTCCTACGTCAACGCGCCGCTGTTCGCGCAGGAGCGCGGGGTGGAGGTGCGGCTGACCACGAGCTCCGAGGCGACCGACCACCGCAACGTCGTCGTCGTGCGGGGGACGCTCGCGGACGGCGAGGAGGTGTCGGTGTCCGGCACGCTGGCCGGGCCGAAGCACCACCAGAAGATCGTGGCGGTCGGGGAGTACGACGTCGACCTCGCGCTCGCCGACCACATGGTCGTACTGCGGTACGCCGACCGGCCGGGGGTCGTGGGCACGCTCGGGCGCGTCCTCGGCGAGGCGGGCATCAACATCGCCGGCATGCAGGTCTCCCGCGCGGTCGCCGGGGGCGAGGCGCTGGCGGTCCTCACGGTCGACGACACGGTTCCGCCGAACGTGGTCACGGAACTCGCCGCAGAGATCGGCGCGACCTCGGCCCGCTCGATCAACCTGGCCTGA
- the ilvN gene encoding acetolactate synthase small subunit has product MSTKHTLSVLVENTPGILARIAALFSRRGFNIDSLAVGVTEHPDISRITIVVSVEDLPLEQVTKQLNKLVNVLKIVELEPAQAVQRELVLVKVRADNETRSQITEIVQLFRAKTVDVSPEAVTIEATGSSDKLTAMLRMLEQYGIKELVQSGTIAIGRGARSITDRSLRALDRSA; this is encoded by the coding sequence ATGTCCACCAAGCACACGCTCTCGGTCCTGGTCGAGAACACCCCCGGCATCCTGGCCCGGATCGCCGCGCTCTTCTCCCGCCGCGGCTTCAACATCGACTCGCTCGCCGTCGGCGTCACCGAACACCCCGACATCTCCCGCATCACCATCGTGGTGAGCGTCGAGGACCTGCCGCTCGAACAGGTGACCAAGCAGCTCAACAAGCTCGTCAACGTGCTCAAGATCGTCGAGCTGGAGCCGGCCCAGGCCGTCCAGCGCGAACTGGTCCTGGTCAAGGTGCGCGCCGACAACGAGACGCGCTCCCAGATCACCGAGATCGTCCAGCTCTTCCGCGCCAAGACCGTCGACGTCTCCCCGGAGGCCGTCACCATCGAGGCCACCGGCTCCAGCGACAAGCTGACCGCCATGCTCCGGATGCTGGAGCAGTACGGCATCAAGGAGCTGGTCCAGTCCGGCACCATCGCCATCGGCCGCGGCGCCCGCTCGATCACCGACCGCTCGCTGCGCGCGCTCGACCGCTCGGCCTGA
- a CDS encoding PucR family transcriptional regulator — protein MYEGRSGLRENEGVTADHRSERPDDDRADHRGDHRADHRGDYQDLVDEISGLLGAPATLENRDFELIAFGAYDSDEELDASALDPVRTRSILTRRSTAAVRAWFEGFGITRATGPVRIPPTPEAGVYRGRICLPVRHRSVVLGYVWLLDGDPGPTERQLAAAMEVTGRIGALLVDEVQHRADLTRELRAVLTAADGWQRDMAIAELRTGLGERAEAVHTVVCVAPWPSADPDDAPSVRTVPGAVARCTVPWGTTGQSLALLVRLRSPDAPAPALTAATRLLERAAPAGTARPASGAGRPAGREAGPPAHEGAPVGAVPAAVAGVAVPRRGLGELGAAWSEAVAAARAAGAEPRLGPVAPWTSIGPYRLLTALPPEAARDPAVRELLSPAHRELARTAEVFLDLAGQAGRAAAELGIHRQTLYYRLSRVERLTGLDLDDGEDRLLLHMALKSRRL, from the coding sequence ATGTATGAAGGACGGTCGGGGCTGCGGGAGAATGAGGGAGTGACGGCGGACCACAGAAGCGAACGCCCGGACGACGACCGGGCCGACCACCGAGGTGACCACCGGGCCGACCACCGGGGTGACTACCAGGACCTCGTGGACGAGATCTCCGGACTCCTCGGCGCCCCCGCCACGCTGGAGAACCGGGACTTCGAGCTGATCGCCTTCGGCGCGTACGACAGCGACGAGGAGCTGGACGCCTCCGCGCTGGACCCCGTCCGCACCCGCTCGATCCTCACCCGCCGCTCCACCGCGGCCGTGCGCGCCTGGTTCGAGGGGTTCGGCATCACCCGGGCCACCGGCCCCGTCCGCATCCCGCCGACCCCGGAGGCGGGGGTGTACCGGGGAAGAATCTGTCTGCCGGTACGCCATCGGAGTGTCGTCCTCGGCTATGTGTGGCTGCTGGACGGCGACCCGGGCCCGACCGAGCGGCAGCTCGCGGCGGCGATGGAGGTGACCGGCCGGATCGGCGCGCTGCTCGTCGACGAGGTGCAGCACCGCGCGGACCTGACCCGCGAGCTGCGGGCGGTGCTGACCGCGGCGGACGGCTGGCAGCGGGACATGGCGATCGCGGAGCTGCGGACCGGGCTGGGCGAGCGGGCGGAGGCGGTGCACACGGTGGTGTGCGTCGCCCCGTGGCCGTCGGCCGACCCGGACGACGCCCCCTCGGTGCGTACGGTGCCCGGCGCGGTGGCGCGGTGCACGGTGCCGTGGGGCACGACCGGCCAGAGCCTGGCCCTCCTGGTCCGCCTGCGCTCCCCCGACGCCCCGGCCCCGGCCCTGACGGCGGCGACCCGGCTCCTGGAACGCGCGGCTCCCGCCGGCACCGCGCGCCCGGCGAGCGGCGCCGGGAGGCCGGCGGGCCGGGAGGCCGGGCCGCCGGCGCACGAGGGCGCACCGGTGGGCGCCGTGCCGGCCGCCGTCGCCGGGGTCGCCGTGCCCCGGCGCGGGCTCGGTGAGCTCGGGGCCGCCTGGAGCGAGGCCGTCGCGGCGGCGCGGGCCGCGGGGGCGGAGCCGCGGCTCGGGCCCGTCGCCCCCTGGACCTCCATCGGCCCGTACCGGCTGCTCACCGCGCTGCCCCCCGAGGCGGCGCGCGACCCCGCCGTCCGCGAGCTGCTCTCCCCCGCGCACCGCGAACTGGCCCGTACCGCCGAGGTGTTCCTCGACCTCGCCGGCCAGGCGGGGCGGGCGGCGGCGGAGCTGGGCATCCACCGGCAGACGCTGTACTACCGGCTGTCGCGGGTGGAGCGGCTGACCGGCCTGGACCTGGACGACGGCGAGGACCGTCTGCTGCTGCACATGGCCCTGAAGTCCCGCCGGCTGTGA